A genomic region of Pseudopipra pipra isolate bDixPip1 chromosome W, bDixPip1.hap1, whole genome shotgun sequence contains the following coding sequences:
- the LOC135405999 gene encoding zinc finger protein 692-like yields the protein MERGAAEEPLPVSPARGGRPRAPEVVRRQRRRELDARRSRCRIRIGGHLERWCRLKEQLGFALHSQLTQFLLDRYSNPGGTRSSAPQVPPEPSPVAAVGGSSSPEKEPGNEPREQEEQEQEKDQKEEEEEEDDLAYSGDLRDQSYHPGLGSCRRRTQGKDEEEAQIGPKRIRKAAKREILLCDFEGCGKIFSKHQYLNHHQKYQHGTCSHQCACSKCGQSPSQIIVHAAQP from the exons ATGGAGCGCGGAGCGGCGGAGGAG cccctgcccgtGTCCCCGGCGCGGGGGGGTCGCCCCCGAGCCCCCGAGGTTGtccggcggcagcggcggcgggagTTGGACGCGCGGCGGAGCCGCTGCCGGATCCGCATCGGGGGGCACCTGGAGCGCTGGTGCCGCCTCAAGGAGCAGCTCGGCTTcgccctgcactcccagctCACCCAGTTCCTGCTCGACAG gtaCAGCAACCCCGGTGGCACCCGGAGCTCAG ccccccaggtgcccccagagCCGTCCCCCGTGGCAGCAGTGGGCGGGAG CTCCAGCCCCGAGAAGGAGCCTGGGAATGAGCCccgggagcaggaggagcaggagcaggagaaggaccagaaggaggaggaggaggaggaagatgaccTGGCCTACAGTGGTGACCTGAGGGACCAGAGCTACCACCCGGGCCTGGGCAG CTGCCGGAGGAGGACGCAGGGGAAGGACGAGGAGGAGGCTCAGATCGGCCCCAAAAGGATCAG GAAGGCGGCGAAGCGCGAGATCCTCCTCTGCGACTTTGAGGGCTGCGGGAAAATCTTCTCCAAGCACCAGTACCTGAAC CACCACCAGAAGTACCAGCATGGTACTTgtagccaccagtgtgcttgtagcaaatgtgggcagagcccttcccagaTCATCGTTCACGCAGCCCAGCCATGA
- the LOC135406000 gene encoding class II histocompatibility antigen, B-L beta chain-like, translating into MERVRGAGAVLAVLVVLGAPPAAGEELSGVFHDMFKYECHFINGTERVRTILRRIYNREQYVHFDSDVGVFVGDTPHGEKVAREWNSDQDILEYVRSLADGCCRHNYKCYGPFSVERRAGPTELTPLSQSQRVSLMTLQLPGRPKTKSSLPRTQPPRPDRFLPSPHQSLPVLPAHFQSLSLHSQTLTVHSQSFSLHSHISQLSPQCPPSPAPSPPLYSQSLPLPSQSLPTPSKPSALPPSAPQLSPVSPPSLPVPPSVSISLVLSGSQPGPGRLLCSVMDFYPAPVQVRWFQDGQELPEHVVATDVVPNGDWTYQVLVLLEIPPRRGVTYSCQVEHVSLEHPLSRHWEMPPDTVRSKILVGVGGFVLGLVFLALGLGFYLREKSS; encoded by the exons atggagcgtgtgcggggagctggggccgtgctggcggtgctggtggtgctgggagcccccccggctgcgggcgaggagctgtcgg gggtgttccACGACATGTTTAAATACGAGTGTCACTTCATCAACGGCACCGAGCGCGTGAGGACCATACTGAGGCGCATCTACAACCGGGAGCAGTACGTGCACTTCGACAGCGATGTGGGGGTGTTTGTGGGGGACACCCCGCATGGGGAGAAGGTTGCCAGGGAATGGAACAGCGACCAGGACATTCTGGAGTACGTCCGGTCTCTGGCAGATGGGTGCTGCCGGCACAACTACAAGTGTTACGGCCCGTTCAgcgtggagaggagag CTGGGCCCACCGAGCTCACGCCCCTCAGCCAATCTCAGCGCGTCTCTCTGATGACGCTCCAGTTGCCAGGCAGACCCAAAACAAAGAGTTCCCTCCCCAGGACTCAGCCTCCCAGGCCCGATCGCTTCCTTCCCAGTCCAcaccagtcactcccagtcctTCCTGCTCACTTCCAGTCCCTCTCACTTCACTCCCAGACCCTCACAGTCCATTCCCAGTCGTTCTCACTGCACTCCCACATCTCCCAActctctccccagtgcccccccagcccagccccttctcccccactctattcccagtccctcccactgccatcccagtccctcccaacgccctccaagccctctgccctccctcccagtgccccccagctcagcccagtgtctcccccgtccctcccagtgccccccagcgtgTCCATCTCGCTGGTGCTGTCGggctcccagcccggccccggccgcctgctctgctccgtgatggatttctaccctgcgccggtgcaggtgaggtggttccaggatgggcaggagctgccggagCACGTGGTGGCCACCGACGTGGTCCCCAACGGGGACTGGACCTaccaggtgctggtgctgctggaaatccccccccggcgcggggtcacctacagctgccaggtggagcacgtcagcctggagcaccccctgagccggcactggg agatgccaccggacaccgtccgcagcaagatcctggtgggggtcgggggcttcgtcttgggcttggtcttcctggcgctggggctcggcttctacctgcgggaGAAG agctcctga
- the LOC135405998 gene encoding C-type lectin domain family 2 member D-like, with protein sequence MPQVQDAACPLQEGASSKFAVIQDMEGEHNWNGENTEESLSHQDGSETRKTLRKHLGNWFRSRRGLTVLLVLSVLLILALVMAVAVLAERLREIPVTPGAPEFLACPEAWVGYNRVCYYLSRDEGNWEQARDRCSKLGASLAVLSDKEMGFLFRLNGNLDYWLGLQRRGERLQWVDGSSYNSSVPILGDSECVYLGHRRFRSGLCSAQRPYLCNRPQDHLE encoded by the exons ATGCCTCAGGTTCAAGACGCGGCTTGTCCCCTTCAAGAAGGTGCCTCTTCTAAGTTTGCAGTGATTCAAGATATGGAGGGTGAACACAACTGGAATGGTGAGAATACAGAGGAGTCCCTGAGTCACCAGGATGGATCAGAAACAAGGAAGACCCTCAGAAAACATCTGG GCAATTGGTTCAGATCCCGCCGAGGGCTGactgtgctcctggtgctgtCTGTGCTCCTGATCCTGGCTTTGGTGATGGCcgtggctgtgctggcag aaAGACTTAGAGAGATTCCAGTCACACCCGGGGCTCCAGAGTTTCTGGCTTGTCCCGAGGCCTGGGTCGGGTACAACAGGGTCTGTTACTACCTCTCGAGGGAtgaggggaactgggagcagGCTCGGGATCGGTGCTCCAAGCTCGGGGCCTCCCTGGCCGTGCTCAGCGACAAGGAGATG gGCTTCCTCTTCCGCCTCAATGGCAACCTGGATTACTGGCTCGGGCTCCAGAGACGGGGCGAGCGGCTGCAGTGGGTGGACGGCAGCAGCTACAACTCCTC ggtCCCCATCCTCGGTGACTCAGAGTGTGTGTACCTGGGCCACCGGCGCTTCAGGAGCGGGCTCTGCTCGGCTCAGCGGCCTTACCTCTGCAACAGACCCCAGGATCACCTGGAATAA
- the LOC135404469 gene encoding C-type lectin domain family 2 member B-like — translation MPQVQDGACPGQEGASSNWNGENAEESLSLQDGTEKRNIQKTILGKCQALGNWFRSCRGLTVLLCVILVLVVAVIVLAVALKFSQRVACPEAWEQHNSVCYYLLRDWRTWEQAQNRCSKLGASLAVFSDKEMDHLLSPSPGHVFRLNGNLDYWLGLRRWGERLQWVDGSSYNSSLEVLGNSECVYLADNKLRSEDCSTERAYLCSKPQPHL, via the exons ATGCCTCAGGTTCAAGATGGGGCTTGTCCTGGTCAGGAAGGTGCCTCTTCTAACTGGAATGGTGAGAATGCAGAGGAGTCCCTGAGTCTCCAGGAtggaacagaaaaaaggaatataCAAAAAACGATCCTTGGGAAATGTCAGG CTCTAGGCAATTGGTTCAGATCCTGCCGAGGGCTGACTGTGCTCCTGTGTGTGATCCTGGTTTTAGTGGTGGCTGTGATTGTGCTGGCAG TTGCACTTAAGTTTTCACAGCGTGTGGCTTGTCCTGAGGCCTGGGAGCAGCACAACAGCGTCTGTTACTACCTCTTGAGGGATTGGAGGACCTGGGAGCAGGCTCAGAATCGATGCTCCAAGCTCGGAGCCTCCCTGGCCGTGTTCAGTGACAAGGAAATG GAccacctcctctctccctccccggGCCACGTCTTCCGCCTCAATGGCAACCTGGATTACTGGCTCGGGCTGCGGAGATGGGGCGAGCGGCTGCAGTGGGTGGACGGCAGCAGCTACAACTCCTC GCTGGAGGTCCTGGGCAATTCAGAGTGTGTGTACCTGGCGGACAATAAACTCAGGAGTGAGGACTGTTCAACAGAGCGGGCGTATCTCTGCAGCAAACCCCAACCTCACCTGTAA
- the LOC135406227 gene encoding class II histocompatibility antigen, B-L beta chain-like, translated as MERVRGAGAVLAVLVVLGAPPAAGEELSGVFQHMAKCECYFINGTEQVRFVQRFVYNREQFMHFDSDVGVFVGDTPYGEILARCGNWNQGWMEYIGGRVDRHCRHNYKLFSSFSVERRVPPSVSISLVPSSSQPGPGHLLCSVMDFYPAPVQVRWFQDGQELPEHVVATDVVPNGDWTYQVLVLLEIPPRRGVTYSCQVEHVSLEHPLSRHWGTARTPQHRGEMPPDTVRSKILVGVGGFVLGLVFLALGLGFYLLEKSS; from the exons atggagcgtgtgcggggagctggggccgtgctggcggtgctggtggtgctgggagcccccccggctgcgggcgaggagctgtcgg gggtgttccAGCACATGGCAAAGTGCGAGTGTTACTTCATCAACGGCACCGAGCAGGTGAGGTTTGTGCAGAGGTTCGTCTACAACCGGGAGCAGTTCATGCACTTTGACAGCGATGTGGGGGTGTTTGTGGGGGACACCCCGTATGGGGAGATCCTGGCCAGGTGCGGGAACTGGAACCAAGGATGGATGGAGTACATAGGGGGTAGGGTGGACAGGCACTGCCGGCACAACTACAAGCTGTTCAGCTCGTTCAgcgtggagaggagag tgccccccagcgtgtccatctcgctggtgccgtcgagctcccagcccggccccggccacctgctctgctccgtgatggatttctaccctgcgccggtgcaggtgaggtggttccaggatgggcaggagctgccggagCACGTGGTGGCCACCGACGTGGTCCCCAACGGGGACTGGACCTaccaggtgctggtgctgctggaaatccccccccggcgcggggtcacctacagctgccaggtggagcacgtcagcctggagcaccccctgAGCCGGCACTGGGGTACGGCCCGGACCCCACAGCACCGGGGGG agatgccaccggacaccgtccgcagcaagatcctggtgggggtcgggggcttcgtcttgggcttggtcttcctggcgctggggctcggcttctacctgctgGAGAAG agctcctga